The Kaistella daneshvariae genomic sequence AAGGCTTTTTCATCAACTTTGGTACGGCGGAAAATCTTTTCTACACTATAAACTTTATCAATATTATCCGTTTTTTTGGAATACCAGAACTCCAGCTCTTTTCGCTCTTCTTCGGTTCCGTGCTCTTTGGCTAAAAGGTATAAAACGGTTTTTTTATTCTCGTAAATATCACCGGCGTGCTGTTTCCCGATCTGTTCCTGATTTCCAAAAACATCCAAGTAATCATCCATAATCTGGAAAGCAATTCCAACATGTTTTCCGAAATTGAAAATGGCTTTTGCATCTTTAAAATCAGCACCGGCAATCAGCGCCCCAATTTCAAACGAGGAAGCGCTTAAAATGCCCGTTTTATAGGTAATCATTCGGATATAGTCGTTGAAAGTTACTTCCTCCTGCGTTTCAAAATTGATGTCGTACTGCTGACCTTCGCAAAGCAACAATCCGGTGTGGATGAAAACGCGCATACAGGCTTTGTATAAATTCGGTTCGAGGTTTTCGAAAAATTTCAGTGCTTTAAACATTAAAGCATCGCCAGAAAGAATTCCGACATTAATTCCATGCAAAGTGTGAATGGTTGGTTTCCCGCGGCGCAGTGGCGCTTCATCCATGATATCATCATGAATCAAAGTGAAATTATGGAAAAATTCAATGGCTAAAGCAGGTTTTAAGGCTTTTTTAAGGTCGCCGTCAAACATTTCACACGCCATCAAAACCATCATCGGACGCAGTCTTTTTCCGCCATGCGAAATGATGTAATTCATCGGTTCGTAAAGTTCTGCCGGTTTATCTTTGAAAATATATTTTTCAATCGCCGTGGCAACCATTTCCTGATATTCGTCTAAAAACTGCATAAAAATCTTGTTTGTGCAAAAATACAATTTAAAATAATTCTTTGTCTATTAAATTCTCAACAAAAAAGCCACTTCCGAAGAAATGGCTTTAAATATTTGTCTGGATATTTTAGCTCACAAAAGTGACAATTAAATAGGTAACGCCTGCAACAATAGCTGAAATCGGAATGGTTAAAATCCATGCCCAAAGCAAGCTTACGGTGATTCCCCAACGAACTGCGGAAACACGTTTTGTAACGCCAACACCGATAATTGAACCGGTAATCGTGTGAGTTGTAGAAACCGGAATACCAAAATGTTCAGAAATGAAAAGCGTAATTGCGCCGGCAGTTTCCGCAGCAACTCCTTCTAAAGGCGTTACCTTGGTAATTCTGGTTCCCATGGTTTTCACGATTTTCCAACCGCCACTCATGGTTCCCAAAGCAATCATTAAAAATGAGGTAATTGGCACCCAGAAATAATGTTCTACGAAATAATTAAACTGGTGTGTACTGTCTAAGCTTAAATAAGCCGGATCGTGTAAAGTTTGCGTATGGTGGTAAATTACCGCCGCACCGATGATTCCCATTACTTTTTGCGCGTCATTGGTCCCGTGTCCCAAACTGAAAAGTGCCGAAGAAGCCAACTGTAGTTTTTTGAAAGCGTTATCTGCTTTACGTGGACTCGCTTTCTTGGAGACATTGACGATAAAAAGGGTAATTAAAATGGAGATTAACCCACCAATAATTGGCGCTAAAAATATAAAGAGGAAAATCGGAATTACTTTGTCATATTTCACCACATTCTGCGTGAACAGCTGCTTAAATGCGAGACTGACCTGATCAAAAAAGGCCATTCCCGGGTTTGCAAGACCAACGTCCTTGTAGTCTGTAACCAGCGCAAACATTAGTGCCGCGCCCAGAAATCCTCCGATCAAAGTATGGGAAGACGAAGACGGAATTCCGAACCACCAGGTAAGCAAATTCCAAAAAATTGCGGCGATTAGGCCGGAAAAAATAACTTCGAGATTGATGAAATTTTCATTAACGGATTTTGCAATCGTATTACCGATTTTAAATTCACCAATCACGTAAGCGGCGAGAAAAAAAGCAGCAAAATTCCAAACTGCGGCCCATAGCACTGCCTGAAAAGGCGTTAAAACTTTAGTTGAAACAATGGTAGCAATGGAATTGGCAGCATCGTGAAAACCATTGATGTAATCAAAAATTAAAGCCAGAACAATGATGATTACAAGTAGAATTGGTAAATCCATTCTTTGTTTTTAAAGTTAGGGAATAGATTAAGCGTATTTAATTAAAATACTGTCAATCGTATTGGCAACATCTTCTGCTTTATCGGTAACCGTTTCGAGATATTCAAAAACCGATTTAACTTTGATGATGGTAATGGCGTCATTGCTTTCAAACAATTTTACAATTCCCTGGCTTAGCACATCGTCAGCGATATTTTCGAAGGAGTTAATTTTTATACAAGATTCTTTCACCGCTTTCGGATCTTTGAAATCATTAAGGTTTTTAATTGCGTTCTGAACTTCTACACAAGACTTGTAAATCAGCAGCGTAAATTCTGTATAAGCCGGATCAAGAGGCGCTTTATAAAGGTAAATGTACTTTGCTGAGGCGTACATATAATCGGCAATATCATCTAAACCGCTTGCTAAATGGCTGATGTCTTCACGGTCAAAAGGAGTGATGAAATTCTCGCCCAACTGCACGAAAATTTCATGCGTAAGATCGTCCATACGGTGTTCATAATCGCTCATGTGCTGCAACATCGTGTCGTCGTTGATATCGAAATCCAGCAAACTTTCATGAAATTCTTTCGACATTCCTACAAGTTCTTCTGCTACTTTTTCGAAGAGTACAAAAAACACTTTGTCTTTTGGCTGGAACATTTTAAAAATATTTCCGATTCCCATTTTATTTCGTTTAGAGATTAGTTTTGCAAATTTCGTAAAAAGACCAATACGATTTACCTTTTTATATTAAGTTTCCTTAACATTGAAATTATAATTTTAAACCAAAAAAACCAGCTGCTGAGCAACTGGTTTTCCTGATTATTTAAGCAAAATTATTTCGATTCTTCTGCGCGAAGTTCTTTTCCTTTAAACTTCTGCGTTTGCAAACCTTTCAATACTTCGTCTTTGTAAGATTTTTCTACCTCAAAAAAGGAGAATTTTTCTAAAATTTCGATATCGCCAATGTCCGGTCTTTTCTTGGATTTCGC encodes the following:
- a CDS encoding inorganic phosphate transporter, encoding MDLPILLVIIIVLALIFDYINGFHDAANSIATIVSTKVLTPFQAVLWAAVWNFAAFFLAAYVIGEFKIGNTIAKSVNENFINLEVIFSGLIAAIFWNLLTWWFGIPSSSSHTLIGGFLGAALMFALVTDYKDVGLANPGMAFFDQVSLAFKQLFTQNVVKYDKVIPIFLFIFLAPIIGGLISILITLFIVNVSKKASPRKADNAFKKLQLASSALFSLGHGTNDAQKVMGIIGAAVIYHHTQTLHDPAYLSLDSTHQFNYFVEHYFWVPITSFLMIALGTMSGGWKIVKTMGTRITKVTPLEGVAAETAGAITLFISEHFGIPVSTTHTITGSIIGVGVTKRVSAVRWGITVSLLWAWILTIPISAIVAGVTYLIVTFVS
- a CDS encoding polyprenyl synthetase family protein; amino-acid sequence: MQFLDEYQEMVATAIEKYIFKDKPAELYEPMNYIISHGGKRLRPMMVLMACEMFDGDLKKALKPALAIEFFHNFTLIHDDIMDEAPLRRGKPTIHTLHGINVGILSGDALMFKALKFFENLEPNLYKACMRVFIHTGLLLCEGQQYDINFETQEEVTFNDYIRMITYKTGILSASSFEIGALIAGADFKDAKAIFNFGKHVGIAFQIMDDYLDVFGNQEQIGKQHAGDIYENKKTVLYLLAKEHGTEEERKELEFWYSKKTDNIDKVYSVEKIFRRTKVDEKALQLIQKHNELAQEYLHKISVTDAKKKPFIELANYLLRRES
- a CDS encoding DUF47 domain-containing protein → MGIGNIFKMFQPKDKVFFVLFEKVAEELVGMSKEFHESLLDFDINDDTMLQHMSDYEHRMDDLTHEIFVQLGENFITPFDREDISHLASGLDDIADYMYASAKYIYLYKAPLDPAYTEFTLLIYKSCVEVQNAIKNLNDFKDPKAVKESCIKINSFENIADDVLSQGIVKLFESNDAITIIKVKSVFEYLETVTDKAEDVANTIDSILIKYA